A single genomic interval of Pochonia chlamydosporia 170 chromosome 7, whole genome shotgun sequence harbors:
- a CDS encoding FAD dependent oxidoreductase domain-containing protein produces the protein MTVPKYSLPTGSTVIAIIGGGIAGCVQAICLAEEFPWLKILIFEKNKDILCGTSCMNPGRPTFGFHYRHLETATFCQDNTVNFTKFLERIGCRDIFARAPQKGIYVLMKDSVQILGESVDPVFSPHEIIPVFEQIKRHAIEKYQNDREFEKHFGRPDQICRQLQESEYESFLTPEVLKGVAACYETAERTFNTAGICSFLRGYVKKFKNITIHTGANVTYLERMEQSTRRNYRITWYDVREAEKRIDIAQLVTLACWENVGAFRRQLGKSDCEPTHNRLKMLAIVDINIEASLLQTIRPIFVASGPFCMISPQECNEQPDGHIRCRCACTLAIRTNIMTVPDNVPLPADYEEMLNRRISHEDRLNMAKPILEGAQQFFTCLKHARLADVRFGTVRVPYGGGNNMDLHDAASEHHKRNYPGCYRLGEGLYVNEAMKLIYSTYNAEKMVEWVRADILQGNGTKESIYCLPIDEIP, from the coding sequence ATGACAGTACCCAAGTACTCCCTTCCGACAGGTTCGACAGTGATCGCCATTATAGGTGGCGGTATTGCGGGTTGCGTCCAGGCGATCTGCTTGGCGGAAGAATTTCCTTGGCTCAAGATTCTAATCTTTGAGAAGAATAAGGATATCCTCTGCGGGACAAGTTGCATGAATCCAGGGAGACCAACATTCGGCTTCCACTATCGACATCTGGAAACAGCTACTTTCTGTCAAGATAATACTGtcaatttcaccaaattTCTCGAGAGAATAGGATGTCGGGATATCTTTGCTAGAGCGCCGCAAAAGGGGATCTACGTGCTGATGAAGGATTCTGTGCAAATTTTAGGCGAATCCGTTGATCCCGTGTTCAGTCCACATGAAATCATACCGGTATTTGAGCAAATAAAACGGCACGCTATTGAGAAATATCAGAATGACAGGGAGTTTGAGAAGCACTTTGGTCGTCCTGATCAAATATGCCGACAGCTTCAGGAAAGTGAGTACGAGTCGTTTCTCACACCAGAAGTACTGAAAGGTGTCGCCGCCTGTTACGAAACGGCCGAACGGACATTTAATACTGCCGGTATTTGCTCCTTCTTACGCGGTTACGTCAAGAAGTTCAAGAATATTACTATTCATACTGGAGCAAACGTCACCTATCTGGAGCGCATGGAGCAGTCAACACGGAGAAACTACCGTATCACCTGGTACGACGTACGTGAAGCCGAAAAACGCATCGACATTGCGCAGTTGGTTACCCTGGCATGTTGGGAGAATGTTGGCGCCTTTCGACGACAGCTTGGCAAATCTGACTGTGAGCCGACTCACAATCGTCTCAAGATGCTGGCTATCGTGGATATAAACATAGAGGCTAGCCTTCTGCAGACAATTCGGCCCATATTCGTCGCATCAGGTCCCTTTTGCATGATATCACCCCAAGAGTGCAACGAGCAGCCGGATGGCCACATTCGATGCAGATGTGCTTGCACCTTGGCCATCAGAACCAATATTATGACAGTTCCGGATAACGTCCCGTTGCCCGCCGATTATGAAGAAATGCTCAACAGGAGGATCAGCCATGAAGACCGACTAAATATGGCCAAACCGATATTAGAGGGTGCGCAGCAATTTTTTACTTGCCTCAAGCACGCCAGGCTTGCGGATGTTCGGTTTGGGACTGTCCGAGTCCCCTATGGAGGAGGAAATAACATGGACTTGCACGATGCAGCTAGCGAGCATCACAAGCGGAACTATCCAGGGTGCTACCGACTGGGGGAAGGGTTGTATGTCAATGAGGCGATGAAGTTGATTTACAGCACGTACAATGCTGAAAAGATGGTGGAATGGGTGCGAGCCGATATTTTGCAAGGTAACGGGACGAAGGAAAGTATTTACTGTCTTCCAATTGATGAAATCCCATAG
- a CDS encoding triacylglycerol lipase (similar to Colletotrichum gloeosporioides Nara gc5 XP_007281350.1) produces the protein MPWKLLAALGGLLPSNTLLARSYPPDRLVSLNYTTYTGTTLSNGVDQFIGMRYAAAPLGDLRWKAPEPPTPQATVQKADKFGNFCLGTGEEMSQGGSEDCLFANLWRPSNASEKSKLPVWVFIQGGGFNSNYSPNYNGSEVVERSGHNIIHINFNWRVGLYGFLAGRNVEAHGNLNAGLLDQLRLLQWVQENISKFGGDPNHVIVHGSSAGAGSVALHLLNPKNAGLFAGAIMESTFMPTQPHKTELEWQYNRLVESVGCANQTAELQMRCLRGKTTEELQQSNRPSPFPGQPSMQSPLWYWTPCIDGNLIPDVPLNMYQRGQFIKIPMIVGNNENEGAYFAANASNAEEVTTFMHSNYPRLAEGELRQMIRYYPRPNPVALHAAWFPSAEQAYGESTLTCPAMHILDAAEKFKGNHGQEGQPSPSLWSYHMNIYDEDYVSRGLGCPHGYEEGIIFGPNSANNPGRYQSPASLYTYNAPLVPVIMNYWISFVRTLSPNTYRHPSAPEWQSWAEKKSGAKLLVRLNELHMEAVPKAQRERCAFWNRMDRSLLA, from the exons ATGCCTTGGAAATTGTTGGCCGCCCTCGGCGGCCTTCTTCCTAGTAATACATTGCTTGCACGGAGTTATCCACCGGATCGCCTCGTCAGCCTAAACTATACCACATACACCGGTACAACACTATCGAACGGCGTCGACCAATTTATTGGGATGCGGTATGCCGCAGCGCCCCTGGGTGACTTGAGGTGGAAGgctccagagccgccaacACCGCAGGCCACAGTGCAAAAAGCGGACAAG TTTGGCAACTTTTGCCTTGGTACCGGGGAAGAGATGAGTCAGGGAGGTTCCGAGGATTGTCTCTTTGCCAATTTATGGCGACCATCCAACGCTTCAGAAAAGTCTAAACTACCAGTTTGGGTCTTCATCCAAGGAGGCG GATTCAACAGTAACTATAGCCCAAACTACAACGGCTCTGAAGTCGTTGAAAGGTCTGGTCACAATATTATTCATATCAATTTCAACTGGCGAGTCGGCTTGTACGGCTTTCTAGCTGGAAGAAACGTCGAAGCACACGGGAATCTAAATGCTGGACTGCTTGACCAGCTGCGGTTGTTGCAGTGGGTTCAAGAGAACATCTCCAAG TTTGGCGGTGACCCGAATCACGTCATTGTACATGGAAGTTCTGCTGGCGCTGGGTCAGTGGCTCTTCACTTGCTGAACCCTAAAAATGCTGGACTCTTCGCTGGGGCAATCATGGAGTCTACATTCATGCCCACACAGCCGCATAAAACAGAACTAGAGTGGCAGTACAACCGTCTTGTTGAAAGCGTTGGATGtgccaaccagactgcagaGCTACAGATGAGATGTCTACGTGGTAAAACTACCGAGGAACTGCAGCAAAGTAATCGCCCAAGCCCGTTCCCGGGTCAGCCCTCTATGCAATCGCCACTTTGGTATTGGACGCCCTGTATCGATGGCAATCTGATACCCGATGTACCATTGAACATGTATCAGAGAGGACAATTCATTAAGATCCCAATGATTGTCGGGAATAATGAAAATG AGGGTGCCTACTTTGCTGCCAATGCATCCAACGCTGAGGAGGTCACCACATTCATGCACAGCAATTATCCAAGGTTAGCGGAGGGAGAACTCAGACAGATGATACGATACTATCCGCGACCCAATCCAGTGGCACTGCACGCGGCATGGTTTCCATCCGCGGAACAGGCGTACGGCGAATCAACACTCACGTGTCCAGCTATGCATATCCTAGATGCTGCTGAGAAATTTAAAGGCAACCATGGCCAGGAAGGGCAGCCAAGCCCTAGTCTATGGTCGTATCATATGAACATATATGACGAAGACTACGTATCACGGGGCTTAGGCTGTCCTCACGGCTACGAGGAGGGCATTATTTTTGGACCAAATAGCGCGAATAATCCTGGGCGGTACCAGTCTCCAGCAAGTCTTTACACCTATAATGCGCCTCTAGTGCCAGTCATCATGAACTATTGGATCTCCTTTGTCCGTACTCTCTCTCCAAATACATACCGACACCCCAGCGCACCTGAGTGGCAAAGTTGGGCAGAAAAGAAGAGTGGAGCGAAATTATTGGTCAGGCTGAATGAGTTACATATGGAGGCTGTACCCAAAGCGCAAAGAGAACGATGTGCGTTTTGGAACAGGATGGATAGGTCATTGCTTGCTTGA
- a CDS encoding glutathione S-transferase (similar to Aspergillus niger CBS 513.88 XP_001397916.1) translates to MNSQKVAAVYHYLDIGRLGRGEVVHLFLKDAGIEVKQARYPSDSTWPQQSETLKEQGITRTGKVPSLEYNGQILTQHIPTLRYLARELGGYGGESNWEKYVVDAVSDIYIDWRTQWVANLKNKSAEYKDKFAPWYYNLLAQYYTDYEGPYLLGSRVTYVDFAIYQSIDNDQRTGTLPADLPVSLVKFRDTFEKRPNIAEYIKQNK, encoded by the exons ATGAACTCCCAGAAAGTCGCCGCGGTCTATCACTACCTGGACATTGGCCGACTCGGTCGTGGTGAAGTAGTCCA TTTGTTTCTCAAGGATGCCGGGATTGAGGTCAAACAGGCTCGTTACCCATCTGACTCGACTTGGCCTCAGCAGAGCGAGACTCTTAAAGAGCAAGGCATTACGCGCACAGGCAAGGTGCCTTCGTTGGAGTATAATGGCCAAATACTCACACAA CATATTCCTACGTTGCGGTATCTCGCTCGCGAACTTGGAGGTTATGGCGGCGAAAGCAACTGGGAGAAGTACGTCGTAGACGCTGTCTCAGACATTTACATTGATTGGAGG ACACAATGGGTTGCGAACCTGAAAAATAAAAGTGCCGAGTACAAGGATAAGTTCGCGCCTTGGTATTACAATCTCCTGGCGCAATACTATACCGACTATGAGGGGCCATACCTCCTTGGTAGCAGGGTCACTTACGTTGACTTTGCTATTTATCAATCTATTGATAATGATCAGAGAACGGGAACGCTGCCT GCGGATTTGCCTGTTTCACTTGTCAAATTTAGGGATACATTTGAGAAAAGACCTAACATCGCAGAATATATTAAGCAGAACAAATAG
- a CDS encoding arginase family domain-containing protein, giving the protein MSPSSKIDIIYVPADCGSVIPGKSKAPKAFQDVGLARKLRDAGVLKVSEHNALESPAEYSISDFARDSVRNEELNISVCYSVDKALQQTLEPSTSDIPFQLIIGGECGMSPGILAAFWRWAYSHSPALRVGFLYIDADADLNTPNDRSFAGTFAGMNMTHLLRTPGAFRSMDVFSRPTGGPLCDASNTVFFGMNVDNAGNTREQLAFLLENGFRVVISASVAKDPVQTAKSALNYLEQNSDVILVHLDVDSIDPKMFPLANIPNYTGVAFEDMMQALTVVLASPKVKGLTVAEVNPDHDIGLDMTTRLADHLVNMLAAKPS; this is encoded by the coding sequence ATGTCACCTTCAAGCAAAATTGACATTATTTACGTTCCCGCGGATTGCGGCTCTGTGATTCCAGGTAAATCCAAAGCCCCCAAAGCATTCCAGGATGTTGGACTCGCCAGAAAACTACGAGATGCCGGCGTGTTAAAGGTGTCAGAACACAACGCTCTGGAGTCTCCAGCCGAATACTCCATTTCAGACTTTGCTCGAGATAGCGTCCGTAATGAGGAGCTGAATATCTCTGTCTGTTACAGCGTCGATAAAGCCCTACAACAAACACTTGAACCTTCGACAAGCGATATTCCATTCCAGCTTATCATTGGCGGCGAGTGTGGCATGTCGCCGGGAATCTTGGCAGCTTTCTGGCGTTGGGCTTATTCACACTCGCCTGCCCTGCGAGTGGGCTTTCTTTACATTGATGCCGACGCCGATTTGAATACGCCAAACGACCGCTCTTTTGCGGGAACTTTTGCAGGAATGAACATGACGCATCTCCTTCGAACACCTGGTGCGTTCCGCAGTATGGACGTGTTTTCTCGTCCTACTGGTGGACCTCTCTGCGATGCATCTAATACCGTTTTCTTTGGCATGAACGTTGATAATGCGGGCAATACACGAGAGCAACTTGCATTCCTCCTTGAGAATGGTTTCCGGGTCGTAATTTCGGCTTCTGTAGCGAAAGATCCAGTTCAGACTGCCAAAAGTGCACTCAATTATCTTGAACAAAACTCGGACGTCATCCTAGTACACCTAGATGTTGATTCTATCGACCCGAAAATGTTCCCCTTGGCAAACATTCCAAATTATACTGGGGTTGCATTTGAGGATATGATGCAGGCGTTGACGGTGGTTCTGGCAAGTCCAAAGGTTAAGGGTTTGACCGTCGCGGAGGTTAACCCAGACCATGATATTGGATTGGATATGACAACTAGGCTGGCAGACCATCTTGTAAACATGTTAGCTGCCAAGCCATCTTAG
- a CDS encoding nmrA-like family domain-containing protein, protein MFNDMDKDEAAARETRQGKNMAEAAMTTMNSLQHYIWPTLADTECISQGHCSVPHYQSKVAVNRYIEFKPELLSKVSFLWCSYYAASFTRGCLTPIFVPESGRYLQLQSVPDDTLMAFVGNACTNLGAFIMTILEQPLKAGDGKTVFAYIGTGTLGDLLQTWAKAYSVEAHVGKAYWFETNALLLLTQNMTSSTLHTLCNDQEEKKKDGLSYMPHPTSWEMEWVFDTIIALGSMHRATLLLSQKGGNDRHRGLDTKVIAIQTYIRALEGLSTCMADTKDPTPLAVGVLVLMAYIECFSGNLPAAIRHTQVIQCYSQAMQVDDQQPVGRFISPIESSIRDLELICRIMRPFPSPLEPSCRSNAEKLTVNLPSSFFEVAENSSSMLQQLLEFTSADLDLKHLVWCAYAAHYHTASKEKVLAFLQALDDWRSNNLAALQTLKLEDPPSDQIDFSYQALCKRPFPPPCHEDVNPEGCLALTLYTFYKARLLWALCLFEDQNSSIELDTYFHVYQFLRYARTALKIMHQSATSESLLPCENLRVGLSPLLYLAGRCCPTPSWLRWIIQELELVGREGLFHNQPFAKTLEILLLLEELKIQSSNSSETERFVPASSRTIALLIPDIDCRSFNAYYSHPLKSSHEDAKEFKLVRVARWSDATRQSGPVVEDYEIYEQLFCKDWLFEQPVVRKWLDWNCHTEFDLNRVIQDHITGNRLLLEAGLEQ, encoded by the exons ATGTTTAATGACATGGATAAGGATGAGGCAGCAGCTCGCGAGACACGACAAGGCAAGAATATGGCTGAAGCAGCTATGACTACTATGAATAGTCTCCAACACTACATCTGGCCGACGTTGGCAGATACTGAGTGCATTAGCCAGGGACACTGCAGCGTACCACACTATCAATCCAAGGTCGCAGTCAACAGATACATAGAATTCAAACCAGAGCTGCTATCCAAGGTATCGTTTCTCTGGTGCTCTTACTATGCAGCAAGCTTCACACGCGGCTGTCTGACACCAATCTTTGTTCCCGAGTCAGGAAGATACCTACAGCTGCAAAGTGTACCTGATGACACGCTGATGGCATTCGTCGGCAATGCTTGTACAAATTTGGGTGCTTTCATTATGACCATTCTTGAGCAGCCCTTGAAAGCTGGAGACGGCAAGACAGTCTTTGCATATATTGGAACGGGAACATTAGGGGACCTTCTGCAAACTTGGGCCAAGGCCTACAGCGTAGAAGCGCA TGTGGGAAAGGCTTATTGGTTCGAGACCAacgcccttcttctgctcaCACAAAACATGACTTCATCTACCCTTCATACGCTATGCAATGatcaagaagaaaagaagaaagacgGGCTGTCTTACATGCCGCACCCGACGT CGTGGGAGATGGAGTGGGTTTTTGACACCATTATTGCTCTTGGTTCTATGCACCGTGCCACATTACTATTGTCACAAAAAGGAGGGAACGACCGTCATCGCGGATTAGACACAAAGgtcatcgccatccaaaCATATATTAGAGCTCTGGAGGGTTTATCGACTTGTATGGCTGATACGAAGGATCCCACTCCATTGGCGGTAGGCGTGCTAGTACTCATGGCGTACATTGAG TGCTTCTCGGGAAATCTTCCAGCCGCGATTCGTCATACTCAGGTCATTCAATGCTACTCACAGGCGATGCAGGTGGACGATCAACAACCTGTTGGGCGTTTCATTTCACCGATTGAGTCATCCATTCGCGATTTAGAACTCATCTGTCGCATCATGAGGCCATTCCCGAGTCCATTGGAACCGAGCTGTCGATCCAACGCCGAAAAGTTGACAGTCAATCTCCCTTCATCATTCTTTGAAGTAGCGGAAAACTCGTCCTCGATGCTTCAGCAACTCCTCGAGTTCACTTCTGCAGATCTTGATCTCAAACACCTAGTTTGGTGTGCCTATGCAGCGCATTACCATACCGCCTCCAAGGAAAaagtcttggctttcttgCAGGCACTCGATGATTGGAGATCAAACAACTTAGCAGCCCTGCAGACGTTGAAATTGGAGGACCCCCCGTCGGATCAAATCGACTTCTCCTACCAGGCCCTGTGTAAACGTCCATTCCCGCCACCTTGTCACGAGGATGTAAATCCGGAGGGTTGTCTTGCTCTGACGCTTTACACCTTCTACAAGGCACGTCTTCTTTGGGCATTGTGTCTTTTCGAGGACCAGAACAGCAGCATTGAGTTGGATACATACTTTCACGTGTATCAATTCTTGCGATACGCAAGGACGGCTTTAAAAATCATGCACCAGTCTGCTACATCTGAAAGCTTGCTACCTTGTGAGAACTTGAGGGTCGGCTTATCCCCGTTACTTTACCTCGCAGGACGTTGCTGTCCCACACCATCGTGGCTTCGCTGGATCATCCAGGAACTTGAACTCGTGGGCCGAGAAGGCCTCTTCCACAATCAGCCGTTTGCGAAAACTCTCGAGATTCTACTCCTACTTGAAGAACTTAAAATACAATCTTCAAATTCTTCCGAAACAGAAAGATTCGTCCCAGCCTCTTCGCGAACCATTGCTCTTCTAATCCCGGATATCGACTGCCGAAGTTTCAATGCCTACTACTCACATCCGCTGAAGTCGAGTCATGAAGATGCGAAGGAATTCAAACTCGTCAGAGTTGCTCGTTGGTCAGATGCAACTAGGCAGTCAGGCCCTGTCGTGGAGGATTACGAGATATACGAACAGCTCTTTTGTAAGGACTGGCTCTTCGAACAGCCAGTTGTACGGAAATGGTTGGACTGGAACTGCCACACAGAGTTTGACTTGAATCGTGTGATTCAGGACCACATTACTGGAAACCGTCTATTGCTGGAAGCTGGCCTCGAGCAATGA
- a CDS encoding SDA1 domain-containing protein, which yields MSTTSPLGALVFLAWPVKKEYTKKGRAAIKRLDMTNTENIIRYLRTEYESDPNGKDGQFDEESDMTDESDEESDVTDDSDEESDVIDESIEDQDAMYESSEYQDAVKKSGEKHDATNESRMRVIAKIHIHKYPDSTSPREMRVECRSQRFPVFAMPRIAEWDDAGVKIKQVERCQCKRKAIKLPVDNKPKSTG from the exons ATGTCCACGACATCCCCA CTCGGGGCGCTCGTATTCCTGGCCTGGCCGGTTAAAAAGGAATACACGAAGAAAGGACGAGCTGCCATTAAGCGGCTTGATATGACGAACACTGAGAATATTATAAGATATTTGCGAACGGAATACGAATCCGACCCGAATGGCAAGGACGGCCAGTTTGATGAGGAATCGGACATGACAGACGAGTCGGATGAGGAATCGGACGTGACGGACGACTCTGATGAGGAATCGGACGTGATTGATGAGTCTATCGAGGATCAAGATGCGATGTATGAGTCCAGCGAGTATCAGGACGCGGTGAAAAAGTCCGGAGAGAAACATGATGCGACGAATGAGTCTCGCATGCGGGTGATTGCGAAGATTCATATACACAAGTACCCGGATTCTACATCCCCAAGAGAGATGCGGGTTGAGTGTCGTTCTCAAAGGTTCCCGGTATTCGCAATGCCTCGCATCGCTGAGTGGGATGATGCGGGTGTCAAAATAAAGCAAGTGGAGAGGTGTCAATGCAAAAGGAAGGCGATCAAGCTTCCTGTTGATAATAAACCTAAATCCACTGGTTGA
- a CDS encoding glycoside hydrolase family 16 (similar to Trichoderma reesei QM6a XP_006969715.1), translating to MQILLLGHCLLILPRIVAGLCECGYVANDLWNGTKSQPFTNAFESDFVNSKEISKNKQWRPQQFDMTAQAARGKYGMAFTTDNVASCSNSGGDARDFCPANDKGLALRVTSQLKGDAIPVAEVAAVNSGFKWGSYRAGMKFPAMNGTCAAFFWYFNDTQEIDFEFLSREYNADEKVFPVNLVIHSKKSMEQGYDAKKTDTFKRVNLDFDPTKGFHEYRFDYMPGRVLFYADSVLLAEMAGQDMPSAAGRLMLRHWSNGDPKWSGGPPKEDSILTVSYVKAFFNSSDGEGSSNWDEGCRKSNTPVCVIPNGTAGNASTGGQYFTGSGVCSGPREGLQLTPMVLLTFALVVGILW from the exons ATGCAGATCCTCCTACTTGGGCATTGTCTTCTTATTCTACCTAGGATCGTGGCTGGTCTCTGCGAGTGTGGCTATGTCGCGAATGACCTTTGGAACGGAACCAAGTCGCAGCCCTTCACCAACGCCTTTGAGAGTGACTTCGTCAACAGTAAGGAGATATCGAAAAACAAGCAATGGCGGCCCCAGCAGTTTGATATGACAGCGCAAGCCGCTCGGGGCAAATATGGCATGGCCTTCACCACAGACAATGTCGCGTCGTGCTCCAACAGCGGCGGTGATGCGAGGGATTTTTGCCCAGCCAACGACAAAGGGCTTGCGCTTCGCGTCACCAGTCAACTGAAAGGTGACGCGATACCGgttgctgaggttgctgctgtgaATAGCGGCTTCAAATGGGGCTCCTACCGTGCCGGGATGAAATTTCCGGCCATGAATGGGACCTGCGCGGCATTCTTCTGG TATTTCAACGACACTCAAGAGATAGACTTTGAATTTCTTTCTCGGGAGTATAATGCGGATGAGAAGGTCTTTCCCGTGAATCTGGTGATCCATTCGAAAAAGTCGATGGAGCAGGGCTATGACGCCAAGAAAACCGATACGTTTAAGCGAGTGAATCTGGATTTCGATCCTACCAAGGGCTTCCATGAATATAGATTCGATTACATGCCTGGTCGGGTTCTGTTTTACGCAGACAGCGTGCTGCTTGCGGAAATGGCGGGTCAAGATATGCCGTCAGCCGCAGGCCGTCTCATGTTACGACACTGGAGCAATGGCGATCCgaagtggtctggtggtccGCCTAAGGAGGACAGTATACTAACCGTCAGCTACGTGAAGGCCTTCTTTAACTCGTCAGATGGAGAGGGCAGTTCTAACTGGGACGAGGGATGTCGGAAGAGTAACACCCCGGTTTGTGTCATACCAAATGGGACGGCGGGTAACGCGAGTACGGGCGGACAGTACTTTACGGGCTCGGGGGTGTGTTCTGGCCCAAGAGAAGGTTTACAGTTGACACCTATGGTGTTGCTGACATTTGCTTTGGTGGTTGGGATATTATGGTGA
- a CDS encoding arrestin (or S-antigen) domain-containing protein (similar to Cordyceps militaris CM01 XP_006667808.1) has protein sequence MPHLVANFLRSSSGNISHIKKSAISRSRNNSRNNSRNNSISASPYASDSEDHAPHSVKMPELGDALKKHRLGLHFGRSSKHEGHSAFHSASAAPAVNAPAVMDWSVESPPIVFYGTPEESTGALVSGLMYIDVNEEAIDVEAFNASLSMHVTQKKPFQGHCAECQTKVTELKSWQFLAHPTTLRRGRHQFPFSTLLDGTLPASMDSPIVSISYHFKAEAVAVRGPSSTSCLPIKFERTLDVKRSLPEPLYPHHSVRVFPPTNIKASAHYNAVIHPTGSNTVTLKLDGLMTHNEKVKTVDLWKLRKLTWKLEETIKTTSPACEKHTPAPTGDEEPKKGIVRTETRTLGEKQLHEGWKSDYTGNDGTVDFEFDYLVNQIRAHSKEPKYACDMKTAEGTEVTHALHLELIVSKEYAAEGKTHLSQQTGTGRILRMHFAVNLTEYPGLGVSWDNEAPPVYQDVPPSPPGYPVEPPIEYDDLEELDALRTGSEPGSRRHSESGRSA, from the coding sequence ATGCCCCACCTCGTCGCCAACTTCCTTCGCAGTTCCTCCGGCAACATCTCGCATATCAAGAAGTCGGCCATCTCACGATCTCGAAACAACTCCCGCAACAACTCGCGGAACAACTCCATCAGCGCAAGCCCCTACGCCTCCGACTCCGAGGACCATGCTCCGCACTCCGTCAAGATGCCCGAGCTGGGAGACGCCTTGAAGAAGCACCGTCTGGGGCTGCACTTTGGTCGCTCCTCCAAGCACGAGGGCCATTCTGCGTTCCATTCGGCTTCTGCTGCTCCCGCCGTGAATGCCCCTGCTGTTATGGACTGGAGCGTGGAGAGCCCCCCCATTGTGTTTTACGGTACGCCTGAGGAGAGCACCGGCGCATTGGTCTCGGGGCTCATGTATATCGACGTCAATGAGGAGGCGATCGATGTGGAGGCATTCAACGCCAGCTTGAGCATGCACGTTACGCAAAAGAAACCGTTTCAGGGCCACTGCGCAGAATGCCAGACCAAGGTTACCGAGTTGAAGAGCTGGCAGTTTTTGGCGCATCCCACTACTCTGCGTCGGGGGAGGCATCAGTTCCCGTTTTCGACCCTTCTTGACGGGACGCTGCCTGCGTCGATGGACTCGCCCATCGTGTCTATTTCGTATCACTTTAAGGCAGAGGCCGTGGCTGTTCGAGGTCCCTCGTCGACATCGTGCCTGCCGATCAAGTTTGAGCGCACGCTGGATGTGAAGCGGTCTCTGCCGGAGCCATTGTATCCTCACCACTCAGTTCGCGTGTTCCCTCCCACAAACATCAAGGCTTCTGCGCACTACAACGCTGTTATTCACCCCACTGGTAGCAACACTGTCACCCTGAAGCTGGACGGTCTCATGACACACAACGAAAAGGTCAAGACTGTCGACTTGTGGAAGCTGCGCAAACTTACTTGGAAGCTGGAGGAGACCATCAAGACAACCTCCCCAGCCTGCGAAAAGCACACTCCGGCACCTACTGGTGATGAAGAACCGAAGAAGGGCATTGTCCGCACTGAGACCCGTACCCTCGGTGAGAAGCAGCTCCACGAGGGCTGGAAATCCGACTACACTGGCAATGACGGCACCGTCGACTTTGAATTCGACTACCTCGTCAACCAGATCAGGGCACACTCCAAAGAGCCCAAGTACGCCTGCGACATGAAAACGGCGGAAGGCACCGAAGTTACTCACGCGCTGCACCTCGAGTTGATCGTCTCTAAGGAATATGCCGCCGAGGGCAAGACGCATCTCTCCCAGCAGACTGGCACTGGCAGAATTCTGCGCATGCACTTTGCCGTCAATCTGACAGAGTATCCTGGCCTCGGTGTAAGCTGGGACAACGAAGCCCCTCCCGTCTACCAAGATGTACCGCCTAGCCCGCCTGGTTATCCTGTTGAGCCGCCGATCGAGTATGACGAtctggaggagctggatgcCCTGCGAACGGGCTCGGAGCCTGGTTCACGACGACACAGTGAATCTGGACGGTCAGCGTGA